A segment of the Psilocybe cubensis strain MGC-MH-2018 chromosome 5, whole genome shotgun sequence genome:
TCCGTAGCACCTATCGTGGGGCTAGGTCCcagactctgcttctgcCTCACCTGATGCTGCTGATACTGATAAAACCTGTGATTCTGATGGGTGTGATGGCAGTCCTGCCCATCTTTGCCCATCCCCAACGCATGGTACACCGCAAGCTTGGGATCGGTATACACTTGGAACGGCAGTCCGAACATCTGCCTGTACTTGGGTATCATCCCGTGTGCGCCATTGCTGATGACAACGAACTTGACCAGACGCTCGCGGAGGTCCTCCGCTTCCGCGCTCGATCCCGCCGGCCACTCGGCGAGCATCTCTGGACGAACAAGAGATTTCAAAGAGGTCATGTAGTCCTGGCAGAGGGGACACCAGAAATGGCGAATGAACACGACGATGGTGCGCGTCGACGCGAAGAGTGAGCCAAAGGTGACGTGTGTTCCGTCTTCACAGGTGAGTGGGAGTGACGCCGCGAACGTGATCTGTGGGGGAGTCGGAAGGGTCCATTCAGTAGGGAATAAAATACCAGACGGTGGGATTGCGCATTTTGCACTCGTCGAGGAAACTGGGACAGTGGGAGTGGTGGGGTCGGTCGTGAGGTCTCGCTGCTGCTTGTTGCCCTTTGACCTCTTCTGAGAGAGAAGCAGTGGTTTCACTGAGAACATCGGAGGACGTGGGGCAGGACGAGGATCAGTGAATTTGTGGTCGTCATCTAACATATTTGTAGCAAAAGACGGCGCTGATATAGAAAAGTTGGCATTGGACATGTTTGATGCCGAGGACAGAAATGGTTCAACAACTGTCATGGATGGTGACAGTGGGATTTGAGATTCCTGAGGTAGATATGTATCGCTAGGCCCATCGCGTCGACTACTGTACTTGCCGGTTGGGGTTTGGGGACTCGCCATGTTCAGAACTTGACAAACAGTCGTGCTGCTCCTCCTTTTAGAGTTGGTACTCGAGGCGATGACATCTATGTCTAACGAAAGACTTAGACGGTGACGATCATCGGAATCAGGTTTATCAGACAACTCGGTGACGGTTAAAGGATATAGGACTCTCTTTAGGTGCTTGAATGAGCTACCACCGCAATCATTGATGATGGTTGACCTCGTCTCGTCCGTATTTCTCATTTCCGTTTGCTTCTGGCTCAACTTTGTTTCTAAAGATAGAAAATTGGTCATCAAATGCGATAATAGAACAAGGTTTCTTTCTGACCGTGATGCTCATGGATATCGACCATGTCTGTgcctttcatttcattaaCTTCCGACCTGATGGAAATCGTGGAGGCTCGCCCACGACTCGGATGAGATTTGTTTCTGGAATGATCCAACGTTGCAGTAGACACCATTGCCTGAGGCGCCGAAATAGCTGACTTGGAGACTGTCCGTGAATCCGCGGTGCTAGGGCGTCTACTACCGGCAGGGGCTACGCTATCATGGTGCAGGAAGCTGAACTTCCTGGGCAAAAATATTCTCGCCAAGCGTGTCTGAGGGCTGAGTTTCTGTGAGCCGTTCGTCTGGACGGATTGAGCACGCTGATGCGTCGCATTACTTTTTGGCTTCGTCTGAGAGTACAGCTGCGGCGTGCTCGGCCGAAGGAAGATGGGGGACTTCAACTTGAACAATGGTTTGATATAtgcatcgtcttcgtctgtCTCGCTCTCACTCGAGCAGTTATCATCACGATCATTCGCATGCACATCATGGCGTAACTGAGACGAACGTCCGAGAGTGTCGTTTCTAGGTGGCCAGGGTCGTTTCGATTTTGGAGATGCAAGGTCGATATCGGTGCGTGATTGGCAAGGTGTCGCGATCCGGGGAAACGCCTGTAGACTCCCCACTGGATTCCCGCCTTTTTGGTTTATCTGTGAATAAGGAGTATAGTGGGCAGCCTTTTTAGTTGCCTTGTGCTTTGGCGAGACGGCTTTGAGAGGTGATCCTGGAGGAGATATCGCGTTGTAGCTCGTGTGAGGACGGCTCTGGGTGGTAGCACTACTAGGCGGAGAGTATTCCAAGTATGAGCTCGAGTACCTGCGCTCGCCCAGATTACTCAAGCTCTCAAGACTTCCGTAGGGACCAGAACCTGGCGAAAAAGGAGAATGGGTACCAGGCAGCCCGCTCGAAGTCCTGTTTCGCAGAACCCACAACGGTGCAAACGGGTCCGATGGGTCTGGAGACGGGTACCTCTCAAACTGGTCAATCACAGGGGGTGGCTTTCGTGGTATCCGATGTCCACTTAAGACAGTTGCTGCCCTCAGATCCtgaaacgacgacgacgggcTCGCTACGGCCATGGCCACCAGCCTGCAAAGAAGAAGGTCGAAAAGAAGGCGTCCCAACAGAACACAGGAGATGAAGAGATAATATAAGATAACACAGGAACAAAAACACGTTCAGGCTGCGTGCCAGACGAGCTACATGAGGGAGCTACTTATAGCCAAAACGTTAGAAGGAAAGGAGTTGAAAGCTCTCCTGTCGTGAGGCTGACAAGCGGAACACGTGTAGTGACTTTGACTTCTATCGACGCCTTTTCCAATCGTAGCGTCTCCCGTCGGTCTATCTCTTCTCGTAAGGCATGCCGTCTGACATGAGCTCAAGCACTCTTAGCTTTTCTTGACACTTTTTCCTTGATATCCTGTCTCCGAGAAAGCCACGCTGACGACGCGTGGCCTCAAAATTGGCACCTATAGCTGGAAAATGTCCGGAAAAGTACATTATCGGTAGCAACGCAACTAGTGTACAAAGTCCGTCTTAATAGTACCGTCTTAGAATCACCTTATCTGCCTACTTACGCCCCCGACAAGAACTAGAATACTTGTACCCGTTCATGAGCTGCATACGTACTTAAGAAGCGTGAGAATCGCGCTAGACCCACACGTCTCCTCGGAGTATCCAAGTATTTAAGGCACGTCTTCGTCCTAACTAGAGGTTTATGACCTAGTGTTAGTAAATGTTCTAGGCGACTCTAGCAAACGCCAAACAACCTCCCCACCTATCCATACTGGTTCCAAATGAGAAATGACGAAAACCCCTCTCCAACGATCCTTAAGATAGAACACTTATTTATAGAGTGCCCCTTTGGCAAAAAGATGAAGGCCACCCATATCGTCATCTGCGTCATCTTTGGGTATTCAGTCTGTTGTGGTCTCCTATAAAAGACCTCTGTTAATTCGGGGAAAGGCTCCTGTAATACCTGTCTGTTGTAATCACTACAAAATGGCTTCTACAACCCAAAACGTTTCTGTGTCTCAAAACTCTCACACCTCCCCTACTAATACTGCATCAAACGCTTCTGGAAATGCAAATTCCACATCTGCACCAGGAGGAGATACAACCTATCCTGAGCAGCTGCATGCAGGAAAGGTAGGATACGGTCCAAACTTCCGCACCTCCCCTGTACGTTACTTTCAGCTTTTAATTATTCTTTGATCTGAACAAGGAATATTTAACAGTCACTTGGAGATAAAATACAAGGATTGAAGGAGGAATTGAAGGGGAAAGTTACAAGAAATCCTGATCTTGTGCAACACGGAAAAGACGTGAAGAGTGGCGAAGAAAGGAGAAAGGATTTGCTTGGAGAGGTATGGATTGTCTTCAAGTTGTTATAAACCCATTCATTAACTGAACACTCTCGGAATTGTATAGGATGAACATAACCCTTTTGATAACGTtaaagaagatgatgagggaaagggaaaagatGTATCTCAAGGTCCAACAACTCATAAGCCTTCAGGCGCCCAGTCTTCCCAGAATCCATCAGGTAGGTAATCTTCTCAGTTGACCCATCCTGCGTCGGCGTCAAGATTGAACTGTAAAATAGGCATAAAGGACGACAAAAATCCAACTGTCGCCGGTTCACAGAGCCCCCAGGCCTACTCAGATACCAACCAACCTAACAAAACCTCTTCTCAAACCGACCCCTTCGGTATGGCGCCTTCCCAAGTCTCCGGAGAGCGCTTCGCCAACCAAACCAGTACAAATACGAACATGACTGGTATTGTAAACTCTGCGGGACATCAACCTCAGCCTTTAGATCAGACGCCCGCCCATGAGCCGTCGAACTCCGGAGCGAGAATGAGTGGAATCGTGGACTCCGCCCGACACAATCCGCCTTCACACGCACAGTCAAATCACGGATTCAACCAACCCATTCTGCAACAAAGCACAAACATGAGCGCGATCGTCGACTCTGCCCGACATGAGCCTCGGCCCTTAAGCCAAGCACCGGAACATCACCCAACACCGACAGGCTCCGAATCTGGCTTTGGAGGTTCTGCTCCACAGCGGCAAAACAAGGGCGTGAATGCAGCGGTGCATATTCCAAGACACCGATCCAACCCTATGCAGCAGGAACCAGTGCCCGCCTCATCCTCTAATTTTGGCTCTGATTATTCTGTACCTCAACAAGCGCCCAAGGCCAATCCGTTTGGTATGGCTGTGAATCAAGGCCACGGCAAAGGGGCAATGGAACAGGCGGCTACGGTGGCCCCTGAAGGTACCGAGGACGCAGAAAAGCAACGAAAAGGAAATAATGTCGAATTCGCAGCGAGGCCCGTTGAAGCTCGCCAGTGAGTTGATATCCGTAAAATAGGCAAAAATACCGAAGAAGGACCTATACTGTGTACTTATGTTTCCCGCCTGAACAAATAAGTTCCTTGTACTAGTAGTAATTTGGAATAACTTTTGTCTCACAATGATATTGAAATATCGAAATACTTTCTCGGTGTCATCATAAAACCCTTGATATAATTACTGGTGAGAACATCCAGGTCGATGAGGTTGCGACTGCAAGGTTATTCTATTGGTCCGTGCGTGGATATGGCTAGCACACATTACATGATCGGCATCAAAAAAGTTCAACCACGGGCTCCCAGTCAGATCCGATCCTTCAGGTTAAATCCTCCCATGCTGTTCCAACATCCTCGAACCCTAATCTACAAGTTGGGATAGATCCGAAGAAATGCGCAATACTCATAGGAACTCTTCGGCAATGTTCTACGCGTTCTTTTAAACTTCGATAAATGCCACGTTTTaggtaaaaaaaacaccAGTGGACACACTTCCTATCACTCTCATATCTTTGTGAGCGAAGCAAGTACTCGGAGACGACTCATTCTGCTACTTCGTCTATCCGTCTGTCGTACACACCCTGAGTATGGATGTAAACGCAGGACCTGGTAAAAATCAGGTTTGATCCCTTTTGCGATTTTAACAAGTCCAAACGGAGTGATTCTGTGGGTATCCCAGCTCATAGACCCAGTTTGTTGGACAACATTTTATATATCTTTACGTACTAAATCGCTTAAGTTGGATGCCTGATCGTGTTTAAGGTGTGACTTTGACCAACTCCTTTCACATATAAGGTTATGATCACCTACAGGAACTTGAAGGCCAGGATGATCGGTTTGGCATTGCTGGGAATTGATTTTGGGGGTAGGCGTTGGCCCTTGAGAAAAATAATATAAATGAGGATATTCTGATGCATAAACTCGAAAAATGACGTTGTGGATATTAGTAGCAATATGACAAACAAGTAATGAATGGCGATGGACTACATATACTTTTGCAATTGAATCATTGTGGACACCCGGTCATATGGTATTAGTATGGGAAGAATAAAGACTTTTTTTCGATAATTGGTCGAGTAGATATAACAGCTACCATTGAATAATTATGCATGATGGCCAAACGCAAGTGCAAAACATGGGGCCCTTTCCCATGGTCTGTACAGAGAAGCAGATCCTTCTGTTGAACAAGGTGTGTGGGAGTCAAATATATGCCTAAGAAAGGTGGAAAAGGTGAGACGTAGGCCAAGTTTTCTAAACTACCATGCCATCAAAGGAGCAGACCGCGTCAGAATTGTTAATGTTAACGCACTGAATTATTTAAGAATACAGTACCATTATTTCATACGATGCCGTGGTTTGTATCAGTCTGTCACCTGTATCATTAAAAAAACGTCCAGCACTTTTTGAAGGTTAACATCACATTCAAATTTTGATCCTCAAAAATCGCCTTTTTCCACGGTTAACAGCACCCGCATCCGCACATCGCCCAAAAGATTGGATCACTCTCCATGTCAATTGGTAATAGTGCACAAAGTCTATTTGTAATCTATGTGATGTAATGCCAACGCACGACTTATACAATCTTTCTAGTTCTCTATGGAATGTAGGGAGGTGTAAAATTATTCAGTCTATATTTCTTCCCGACTGAAGCAAAACTGTGGCGACTATCCCTGCCTCTAGTAGGCCAGCATTAACAGCCTCCGTCGTTAGCTTGAGGGTTACAAGCGTTTTATTCTTTGACACTGTTGCCAGCGGCTCCTGAAAGGTTGAACCTATGGCGAATAGCTTTGCGAATCACGTTTTCAATCAGAAAGTACACCGCTAAACAAGCGGGCAGAATTTACCGCTATCTGATTGTCCTTAGGCACCCAAATTAAAGGGCGATCCCTCGCTACCATCGTCCGTGATCTGTCACAAACAATGATTGTCGGACATAGATGGTTACGTAAATTAGTGACGCAACACACCTTCTGTCGGGAGAGAGCACAAGCCATCGACTGACATACACCTTCTCGAGAATACCAGGTATGCAGACCATTGGCCTATTGGACCATTCAATATATGCAAGTACAGTTCCGTCGCATTTGCGAAAATAAGTACAAGGCGCGGAATTGTAGTTGCTGGTGATTTGAATACATGGGTTCCCCGTTGGCGCCATTATTGAGCTATTTAGGATGTCGGGTTTGTTAGGTATGAGTTGGAAGGTGAGACTACGTTCTCCTGTTCCAGACTCTAGGACAGGTAAAGAACCGAATACTGAAGGTACGTATGATGCTGATACTCTTGTGTTGATTGACATAGGGTTTTCTGGGTTATACCAGCCACCTTGAGCATATGGGTTGTTGGTGAACATTGCAGTGAAATCTGGGTATACCGTCTGAGAAGTTAGACGGGCTATTTAAACGAAAGACACAAAATAATGTACTGAGTTCTGAAACGCGTTCAATCCCAGTAGCGAAGCACAAAACCTATCCCATATCTTCGAATACGGCACCACTGGAAGGTTGTTCCAGTGTTTATTCTGAGCTGAGCTCGGTCCTGAGATCAGAAAAATGATCAATACTACGATACAACTTTTTCCGAGGCATGACCTCCGATACATGGTTGAGGCGGAATGTGATACATATTCAGTGAATTGCATGTTCGCACAGAAAATGCGATGTCTAGACGGGTTTAGTCGTTATGGTATGCATTCCGACATATGCTTTGCAAGTTACATGAAAAATAATTACATTATAGTTTTGCTCGAGGTTATCAACGAGAAAGATTAGAGCGATACAGTAGTGTTCTACGCCGAGAGAACGGAGGCATGGGCATAGTTAGAAGGTGACATCAAATTTTGTGCGACAGTGATACATGCCGGATGTGTGGAAATTCGGATATAACTTTATCCGTACGTCGCCTCCGTGCTTTGAACGATATCATATTACGGTCAACATAGATAATTAAAACGTTGAACCTAGATAATTAAAACAACGTCGGGTATTGAacgttgaagcttgaaggtaTATTCACAGTGGTTCACAGACAAAAAATCTTTGATCGTCACATATCAGCCGGTTACTAACATAAGTCTGTTTATTTGATGTAAAAGACCGCCTTTAATTACCTGTTGCTCTCAGAGATTGGTGTACAGTCGTCGACTTGTCATCGACCGAGTCCGAGTTTGCCAACGGGCGCTCATCTCTAACATAAGCGCCACTGGTTTTACCCACGCCTTACAAGTGTTTTGTTATGATTGGAACAGCCATAATTGCTAATCATGCACAAACAGTGATAATGATTGGGCGGTCAGCGGAGTTTGGCAGAACTTTGGCGAAACCTTCTGCGGAGCTTCAGTCCGAGAGAAAGTTTGAGAAGGTCTACGGAGTTTTGCAATGAAACTGTAGCTTCTTCAAGCTGAGCGGATCACTGGCTGTTATATGTTTGCCCAACAAATCAAGTTGGATAGAGTCCGCATTATTGAAACTTCCATGATAATTTCcaaattcacattttttCAACTTCACGGCGTTGACTCAATTCAAGGGGGTATGTCTTCTCAAAAATTTAATCGTAGTACGCTCAAGATACGCTAAGTGTCATTTCTACTTACATCTTGTCGGGTGGTTTTTCACCTGATGTTTTGTGATAATGTTTACTACATAACAAGCGTCATCCAAATTCAAGTTTAAGTTGTAAGATCTACATAAATATGTGGCAGGAGgcataaaaaataaagatagTACGCAACAGAATACGGTCACAGTAAGCCATCGTCAGGAATGTTGTCAAAATGTGCGTCATACGCTGTCCGGCAGCATCTCTCATCTCATTGTATTATTTCAATGGCTTTTTCCGTCCATTCCAAAAAAAGAAGGTTATTACCTATGTCATCACTGACAAGACAGTCGGATCCTGGCTCTGTACATTTTTATCTGCTACCTTACGACCCTCCCACGTCCAGACCCCCCCAATACGATATAAGCAACACTCCATTGGAATACAACATAGAAGTCAGTTACTGAGAAGCATACAAATGACTTCGACACCATCGAACGTAGCCAAACTCCATAGGAAGCCAGAAGAGGAGCGCCATCACGATATCCATCCGAGTGTCTCCCCACATACAAGCGATTTCGATATACACCGCCTCGCCCATTCGTCTAGGCACCCAAGCTATACGTCTCATGCTACAGCTCGGAAAGATTCCGGAACAGAAAAACGCTCGTGCACTCATCCTGTGAGCTCATACCTCTCCACCTGATTATTTTTCTCGATGATGTTTACATCcgatctaaaaatagactcTTTTGGAGAAAATCCAAGGCATCAAAGACGAACTTCAGGGAAAGATAACTCGCAACCCAGAACTCGTACAACACGGAAAGGACTTGTTACATGGCTCTGTATACGTGAGTGAGCTCTACAGTCGTTAAAGTCGTTATTGTTTATGAAACAACACAGAATGAAAGTGGGCACGGACCACATGATCCGGTGCCGGGCAACAAAGACGTATTAGACGAACAGCACCAAGATCGCAGTAATAGTACATCCAAGGCATGACTCTGACGGTTACGTGGGGAGTCTATATATTTGAATGACTCTTACCTCTCTAATTATACAAAATGTACACTTTAGCTCAGTTCGTTGGATTTGCTTTTGCTGGAGAGGTGGAGAACACATGTATATTCGACGACAAAAATAATGGTTCCCTACAAAATAGTAACAATGCAACTCTTCTGGAGTCGAATAACCATAGAGTATAATACCCTGAAGCTCATTGCACTCTCAATACTTGTAAGCTGTACTCAATAGCTTTCCACATAGCTGAGTACTATATTGCAGTGTGATATTAGCGTTCGAAATGTCGTGGAAACAAGTAACGTAGAATTTTAACATGCCATGTCTTGACTCGTAGGATTCGGTTTTCCTTTGAATCCAGTTTGAGCCGTGTCGAGTTTCCTATTCCCCTATCTTTTATCAACATCACGGTTGCCAGTGTCTGGACTGGACTGCGGAGTTTCAAACCAAAATCCCCACATTTAGGCAACGCACCCACATATGTTGACGTGTCAGCTAGGAATGTGATGGCAATCGCCAACCAGCATAGCATGATCTATCTCCGCGTTCTTGACATTGGAATCCGTTACTTCTCCCCATTGCTTACTTACCAAGAATATGCAGTGACCGACTCTGCTGCGTACTCGTAATCTATGATCCTACTAGGCTCTTCAGTGCTGTCCCGCATCCGACCACTGGAATGATGACAATGGCATTCACAATTACAAATGTCTGACCCCGTCAGCAGGatgattggggtatgatgaATATTATTAAACCAGATTCCTATCAGTGAATTGTACAATTGCTGCCTAAGGCCCTAATGACCGCCCAACAAACTTAAATTAGACTTTACAGTATAGCACCTTTCAACAAGTGTCCACGTGAAGACTTGAAGTCGTTGTCAAAGGTGTCCACTGTGGCATTTCCCGCAGTGCTGTAATGGTACATCTCAGCTGGATACTCATCCAGGGCTGCCTGCGCACTTGTTTCTGTATGTCATACTATCCGTTATTCGTACAATGTCGTATGCGCAGATAAGCCTGTCGGCCCATTTCGTTTCTCTAGGGTTGTATGGTAATCATAGAAGATAATCACTTGAATCGCTGCAATCACTGGGATCCATTTTGCAATCATTAGTGTCTTGATTATCTCTATTCCAGTTCATTCAGCATGTTTTTATCTTTCTCCATCAGCTTGATCGGACTTTTTTCGGCGTCTATTCTACAGTACTATCAAAAAGACGATCTGCACTGACATCAGAAAAAGTGGCCAGGTGGAATCCATTGGCTTTGACTTGTCATTGACATCACGGATAGTGACGGACCTCGTCCCGACGAAAGGGCGGGGTGATCTTCAACCGGTATGTCTCCCGCAACACCCGAAGTGTGGACATCTATGTAACACCCAGGTATACATAATCCAAAGAATCTCCGACGCCACCGCCGATGGTTATAGTCGTGAACGCCGGGCGGGCGCTAGCTTCTATGACATAACTGAAATTGGCAAAAGTCGACCAAATTCCCTACGTTGGAACCTTCATAAGCGCCAAAATCACACGTGGATGCAGTAAACAGTGAAAGTAGAACGCAGTGCGATACATACATAGACAATCTACCAGATGTCACTGATGAGGTTGTTGAGCTCTGATGTAAGTTCATCATCAAATGGTTTATTCTTATTCTTCAAGTTGCTTCTTCCTACCCCGGGTCAAGTGGCTTTTGACCAGTTCCCCCGTGTTATTCTTAGATATGTTACGCTCGCAAAGGCTCACTTCACTAGTCCATATCATGCCTAGCACGCGGGATTGTGCAGATGTGGTGCGGCTAGATACTATTTTCTGGTGTTACGTTGCGGACTAGGCGCATTCTAGCGTATGGAGAACGGTCTCCATTGCCGCTCCTAGTTATGCACATTGGTACGGCAGAATCAATCATCAGGTCAAAAATGTACCATCAAACAGCAGTTGAGAAGGTATATAAGCCAGGTTGTTCAACGCTACAATTTCTTCAGGCTTCTGGTTTCATCTCATTCATCACAGCTCGACCCAACTCAACAAATCAGCTTTTATATAAAAGatttgcatcatcatcatgttTTCACGAAACTTTGTCCTCGCTTTTGCTTTGGCCGTTGCTTCCCAAG
Coding sequences within it:
- a CDS encoding Peroxiredoxin-like 2C yields the protein MAVASPSSSFQDLRAATVLSGHRIPRKPPPVIDQFERYPSPDPSDPFAPLWVLRNRTSSGLPGTHSPFSPGSGPYGSLESLSNLGERRYSSSYLEYSPPSSATTQSRPHTSYNAISPPGSPLKAVSPKHKATKKAAHYTPYSQINQKGGNPVGSLQAFPRIATPCQSRTDIDLASPKSKRPWPPRNDTLGRSSQLRHDVHANDRDDNCSSESETDEDDAYIKPLFKLKSPIFLRPSTPQLYSQTKPKSNATHQRAQSVQTNGSQKLSPQTRLARIFLPRKFSFLHHDSVAPAGSRRPSTADSRTVSKSAISAPQAMVSTATLDHSRNKSHPSRGRASTISIRSEVNEMKGTDMVDIHEHHETKLSQKQTEMRNTDETRSTIINDCGGSSFKHLKRVLYPLTVTELSDKPDSDDRHRLSLSLDIDVIASSTNSKRRSSTTVCQVLNMASPQTPTGKYSSRRDGPSDTYLPQESQIPLSPSMTVVEPFLSSASNMSNANFSISAPSFATNMLDDDHKFTDPRPAPRPPMFSVKPLLLSQKRSKGNKQQRDLTTDPTTPTVPVSSTSAKCAIPPSGILFPTEWTLPTPPQITFAASLPLTCEDGTHVTFGSLFASTRTIVVFIRHFWCPLCQDYMTSLKSLVRPEMLAEWPAGSSAEAEDLRERLVKFVVISNGAHGMIPKYRQMFGLPFQVYTDPKLAVYHALGMGKDGQDCHHTHQNHRFYQYQQHQVRQKQSLGPSPTIGATEGDADGKEENKGGSAKTKRKSGGYVKHSTMGGIAMVVARAIKFGMPVWEKGGNVDQLGGEFIFGPGLTCSFAHRMQTTKGHAPIEDVLTAAGIDVSRLSRGDEPPFDSTSLSSNTESIGPDHLRSDGDLPIPPRLTPLRHQQHRRRISSLRTLKESLALNRATSTASALSAKIARKASINNGNMDNEGVHSRRQTHRYSVGVNMGVNFVSNAGIMSREEEERWMVQRQISMEKMRERKMLRRMLGRAASAQGYVADVSVASSAASSVIDVKMGRRDRLKVEDAEKVAVANKKARDELEDMEVMGKMDEDLGLDSDTDKERETSDAPGEIGPVKVDNRLGRRRTMDSFSDTASMWSRDTAPPPEGGSYVFFHDVVL